DNA sequence from the bacterium genome:
ATCATGATAACTGCCGTCGTGCTGGGATGGCGACCACCATTGTCCATCGAGTTGTTCGGATCCATCATTATTGTTACAACTTTAATAGGATTAGCATTTAGCTCGCTCTCATTTGTTCTGACATTCATCGGACAAAACGAAGATGCCATAATCCCGGTGCTGAATTTTGTTCAACTTCCGATGTTATTCCTCTCGGGTATTTTTCTACCGTTGTCAGTATCACCAGTTTGGGTTCAGTGGGCGGCTCAATTCAATCCGTTGGGGTGGGCACATCACTCGTTAACGTTGCCAAATCAACCGGATGGCGTCGTGGCAATAGGTTGGATCGGGGTCTTGTTCCTCTTCGCTCTGGCATGTCTTTGGTTAGCATATCGTACGATACGTCCGCTCAAGTAAACAACCATCGATACTAAATATGGGCGGGAAATCATCCCCGCCCATTAAACAAGCTTCGCGTTTACTTCTGTTTTAGCTCCTCGACCGGAATCACTTTTGTCGGAACGCTGTCTTGCTGTTTTTGGACTTGCTGGGTATTGCGCTCACCCGGAGCACAAGAGTTCGCCATTCAAGTCGAAACACCGAAACGCGGCAAAATCCATCGCTGCAAGGCAAACCATGCAATAAAAAATATGATGATCCAAAGCCCATCACTCATCCCTTTACTCCATTTCATAGATT
Encoded proteins:
- a CDS encoding ABC transporter permease, translating into MQQFMTDVWAIAWDRLRSQLRVRVWIAMEFIEPIMWLVLYSQLYTDQVTKSFLGSQTYLDYFVPGLIVMGCFFSASWCGLALLDRMRSGFINRLLVTPISRMAIVLGYSVALIISLWWQIVVIMITAVVLGWRPPLSIELFGSIIIVTTLIGLAFSSLSFVLTFIGQNEDAIIPVLNFVQLPMLFLSGIFLPLSVSPVWVQWAAQFNPLGWAHHSLTLPNQPDGVVAIGWIGVLFLFALACLWLAYRTIRPLK